GCATTTTAAAGGAAAGAGGCTTTTCTATTGAGCTTTGGATGAGTCATAAAGGCGGAAGTGTTGCAGAAGATGCCCAACGAGCGTTAAAAATTTATGAGAACTGTGGGCATTCGTATAAAATCTATGAAGAAAATGAAGAAGCGTTTCAAATTTCTCTAAAGAAAAGTACGGTTATTGTAGATGCTCTTTTAGGGATTGGGACAAAAGGAAAGGTGAGAGGTCCGTATCGAAACATCATTGAAGAAATGAATGAGATAAACAAAATCATATATGCCGTGGATATTCCAAGTGGACTCAATGCAGATAAAGGGGAAGTAGATGTAGCGATTAAAGCTCATACTACATTTGTTATTCAAGGTGCCAAGCAAGGGGTATTTTTGTTTCCTAGTGCAAACTTTTATGGGGGAATTAAAACTGTTGATATTGGTATTCCTTCTTCTGTTATAGAACAGAATTCATATGTGAAAAGAAGGTGGAGTAAAAATGAAGTGCTTTCATCTCTTCCGCATCGGGACATCTCTTCGCATAAAGGAACATATGGGCGAGCTCTTATGATAGCAGGATCTGAAAATATGCCTGGAGCTGCTGTTCTTTCTTCAAAGGCTGCCTCCCGAAGTGGGGTAGGGCTTCTCACAATTGGTATTATCGAGAATATTAAATCAATTATTGGCTCTCATCTTCCTGAAGCAATGTACAATCTTCATCAAAGCCACCAAGGCATGCTTTCTGAAGTGAAAGATTACAGCTCTTTGCAACTGGACGCTATTGGAATTGGTCCAGGAATTGGAAGGTACAAGGAGACAGAGAAGATCGTTGAGGAAATATTGAAACAGCAGGTTACACTTGTGCTTGATGCAGATGCATTGTTCCATGTGAAACCTCATTTACAGAAAGTGAAGGAAAGGCGTTTTCCAACAATTTTAACTCCTCATCCAGGTGAAATGGCCTCACTTCTTGATTTGTCTATTAAGGAAGTGGAGAGTGACCGATTTGAAAAGTCGCGCGAGTTTGCTCAAACATATGGCATATATCTTGTTTTAAAAGGACCTTTTACCATTGTTACGACTCCCTCAGGAGAGCAATTTGTAAATTCCTCGGGAAATCCTGCTCTTGCAAAAGGTGGTAGTGGAGATGTGTTAACAGGAATGATTTTAGGATCTGTTCTTCAGTATGAGAATGTACAAAAGGCGCTGAGCAATGCTGTATTTATTCATGGTGCCATAGCAGATCAACTAGTAGCATCTACACATTCCCCATTAGATGTACTAGCTACAGACATTATTGAAGGAATTTCTCCACTGC
The sequence above is drawn from the Priestia filamentosa genome and encodes:
- a CDS encoding NAD(P)H-hydrate dehydratase, which encodes MRIFSENEMYNIDQETMEKIGLNNGMLMENAGQAVAREIESRIKKNDKIIVIAGKGNNGGDGVVIARILKERGFSIELWMSHKGGSVAEDAQRALKIYENCGHSYKIYEENEEAFQISLKKSTVIVDALLGIGTKGKVRGPYRNIIEEMNEINKIIYAVDIPSGLNADKGEVDVAIKAHTTFVIQGAKQGVFLFPSANFYGGIKTVDIGIPSSVIEQNSYVKRRWSKNEVLSSLPHRDISSHKGTYGRALMIAGSENMPGAAVLSSKAASRSGVGLLTIGIIENIKSIIGSHLPEAMYNLHQSHQGMLSEVKDYSSLQLDAIGIGPGIGRYKETEKIVEEILKQQVTLVLDADALFHVKPHLQKVKERRFPTILTPHPGEMASLLDLSIKEVESDRFEKSREFAQTYGIYLVLKGPFTIVTTPSGEQFVNSSGNPALAKGGSGDVLTGMILGSVLQYENVQKALSNAVFIHGAIADQLVASTHSPLDVLATDIIEGISPLLHELYREKEYSTGY